AACTAGTGGTCCTCTTCTCCCTGTCCTGGACCTCACTTCCATGTTTCTCTCACAGGTACCCACTCTCTTTGCCTCGACTTCACTGTCAAATCTCAGTCCAGACCTGGAGAGTCCTGGTGTGAAGTGCAGGGCTCAGTGGATAAGACCGCTTTCCTTCAGTATGACTGTGAGAGCAATAAGATCAAACCTTTGGGTCACCTGGGAAAGGAGGTGAATGCCACCGAAACATGGAAACAATTGACCGAAATGCTGAGAGAACTGGGGCGAGATCTCAGGATGATCCTGCTTGACATGGACTTGGAACAAAAGATGGCCAGGGGTAAGTATGGAATGGggtgaagagacagagagagcaggagagaggaaggtgTGGAGTGCACATGTGGAGGAGGCTCTGGATGTATTTGTGTAAAAGAGCTGGACATTGGCCCAGCCTTAAAGGGATGTGGGGCTTAATGTGCAAGAAAGGGCAAATCTGGGAGAAAAGAATACAGGCCTCTAAATGTGCAGAGAAAAGCTCAacttattgggaggtgatggatcTATCAAGAGTGGGAGATGATGGTTTTGTTGTGTATTGCAGGTCATCTCACCCTGCAGGCCAAGATGTCTTGTCAGCTTGAAGGAAAAAATCACATTGGTTCATCCTGGAATTTCAGCATTGATGGACAGCCATATCTATGTTTTAGTGGGTTGCACATGGAGTGGACAGTGATTAATCCTAGAGCCAGAGGGATCAAGGAGAAGTGGGAGAATGACAAAGAACTGATAGAACATTTAAGGAAGGTCTCCATGGGAGATTGCAATCACTGGCTCAGGGAACTCTTAAAGCACTGGAAGAAAATGCCAGGTAGGTGGGAATGCAGGGTGGGAAGCCTGTGGGAGTTCCCTTTGAAGGTCTGATAACTTCCCTTTGGGGTGTGAGCATTTGCATGTAATGGAAAATTTGACAAGCTGAATGACTGACTAATTTCTTCATCAGCTTCTTGACTGGACAGTCAGTGATCTCCATGTGGATTTGTCACCAGCCTCCTTTCTCACCTCACCTCACAATGTCTCCTCCTCTGTGCAGGAGCCCCCATTGTCCATTAAAAAATGATCTACTCATTAATGGCCTGCTAACTAGTTCACAGGTCTGTAAACATTTCTGTAAACTTCCAggccttctcttcttcctttgttatAATTAACCTTCAACAACTTGATGGACATTTGCTGTCCCCTTCAGTAGTAATGTGAGCTCCATAAGGACCTGGCACAACCTCTGTTCATCTCTGTACCCCCAGGACCTGGTAGAATAGTTGTCCCATAATGAGTCAGTAAATATGAGTTGCAAGCACTGAATGGGGAAAACAGGTGCTGAACAATGGATATTCTTAAGGTTGACAGGGattttgctcttttgtttgttttagcaccAACATCAACAGTCCCAGTTACCAGCGGATCTCCACGTGCCTCATCTGTTTCAGTGACCAGCTTAGGGATCATCATTGTCTTAATTTtagtcgtcatcatcatcatcttcatggcCATCAAGTTCTACAGGAAATCAACAGACACCATGAAAGGTGAGGAACAGGCTGTACTCTGGCCTTTGGGTGGCGCTGTCTCAGTCTGGTAGGCCCTTGGGACAGGTGTCCCACCAGTTTCACCCAAGCCCCTGGCCACTGATATCTCTCCACAGAAATGATGTCCTTCCTTAGCCTTGAGCACTGCCCACTCCACAGTAGTGCTGGAATGACTGCTGCTGAGTAGAGGAGGCCACTGTAGGTAGCACAGCAGTGCAGTGAGAGGAGGGACACACAGGAGTCTCCTCCTGAGCTGGGGTAGTGCCTGAGATCTGGAGAATCTGGTGGGTGTTGGCTCCAGATCTTTGGTTGAGGAGTTATTTGCTCCCTGGGATAATATAACATAGGCTAATAATTTTCCTTAATATTGTAGAAGCTGTTCCATCATCTAATATGTCATCAGACCAACACTTGAATGAAGACAAGAAGTGACCTTCAATGACAGTCTTGCTACCAGCCTTTACTTTGTCACTCTTTCCAACAAACTTTCTCCATTTGGGTGGAATTAGAAAGGCTGTGGAAGTTTTACTTAtttgtagaggaaaat
Above is a genomic segment from Urocitellus parryii isolate mUroPar1 chromosome 8, mUroPar1.hap1, whole genome shotgun sequence containing:
- the LOC144256665 gene encoding retinoic acid early transcript 1E-like, which encodes MALGTLIGLFSVSLPLLLGHNCFWAAPTGTHSLCLDFTVKSQSRPGESWCEVQGSVDKTAFLQYDCESNKIKPLGHLGKEVNATETWKQLTEMLRELGRDLRMILLDMDLEQKMARGHLTLQAKMSCQLEGKNHIGSSWNFSIDGQPYLCFSGLHMEWTVINPRARGIKEKWENDKELIEHLRKVSMGDCNHWLRELLKHWKKMPAPTSTVPVTSGSPRASSVSVTSLGIIIVLILVVIIIIFMAIKFYRKSTDTMKEAVPSSNMSSDQHLNEDKK